In Ruminiclostridium papyrosolvens DSM 2782, the following proteins share a genomic window:
- a CDS encoding dTMP kinase, giving the protein MDKHNYKTNTQKGVLIVCEGISGSGKSESIAKIYNHLSAQYNVQIVEWNSNEKIRKIVKALCNLKMLTSTIYSILQWISFCIDYFTRILPALNKGNIVIADRYVYTALTRDIVNGSSVLPGKYLCTLVRKPEMLFFYDTNCELCYERILTRGKALFHTNKYIKRNKLLKNKNLYYLMKLRGEYMKILRKSNLLGHTNVVIIKNDEVNVIKMLDQYLMLKYGDTNKSQEQFINK; this is encoded by the coding sequence ATGGATAAGCATAATTATAAAACCAATACTCAAAAAGGTGTTTTAATAGTCTGTGAAGGAATCAGCGGTTCAGGAAAAAGTGAAAGTATTGCAAAGATATATAATCACCTAAGTGCGCAATACAATGTGCAAATTGTTGAGTGGAATTCAAATGAAAAAATCAGAAAAATTGTTAAAGCACTCTGCAATTTAAAAATGCTTACATCAACTATATACAGTATTTTGCAGTGGATTAGCTTTTGCATTGACTACTTTACAAGGATATTACCAGCTCTAAACAAGGGCAACATAGTTATAGCAGACAGGTATGTATACACAGCCTTAACCCGTGATATAGTTAACGGCTCAAGTGTGCTACCCGGTAAATACCTTTGTACCCTGGTAAGAAAGCCGGAGATGCTATTCTTCTATGACACAAATTGTGAATTGTGCTATGAAAGAATACTTACGAGAGGTAAGGCTTTATTTCATACAAATAAATACATTAAGCGCAACAAGCTTCTGAAAAACAAAAATTTGTATTATCTAATGAAGCTCAGGGGTGAATATATGAAGATTTTGCGAAAAAGTAACCTCCTTGGTCATACAAATGTTGTTATCATAAAAAATGATGAGGTTAATGTGATTAAAATGTTGGATCAATATTTAATGTTAAAATACGGAGATACCAATAAAAGTCAGGAACAGTTTATCAATAAATAG
- a CDS encoding alpha/beta hydrolase: protein MSFYNYNGVYIFYEVTGNGGECVLLIHGLGSSSRIYSNISKYDFFRKNYNVLFIDLVGYGNSDKPMEFDYSIKSQAVACLHLIDYLGINTTHIIAHSMGGVVAQYICESMKVKSFINCEGNLTLDDCKLSASIYNMGYEVFNRGGFKFLKKKYHTIPFYESLCMTNAYVMYESSKSLVEVCQTDNILERFIMLDTGKMYVYGEQNLGKRKSQDYLRDTGIPIKYIKNSGHNMIEENPHNFYETLIKYFSNANSKGGRV from the coding sequence ATGAGTTTCTATAACTATAATGGTGTATACATATTTTATGAAGTTACAGGAAATGGTGGAGAATGTGTACTACTTATCCACGGGTTAGGTTCATCTAGCAGGATTTATAGTAATATTTCAAAATATGATTTCTTTAGAAAGAATTACAATGTTTTGTTTATAGACCTTGTTGGATACGGTAACTCAGACAAACCGATGGAATTTGACTATTCCATCAAATCTCAAGCCGTAGCATGTCTTCATTTAATTGACTACTTAGGTATAAATACCACTCATATAATTGCACATTCAATGGGAGGAGTTGTAGCCCAGTATATATGCGAAAGTATGAAAGTAAAGTCATTTATTAATTGTGAGGGCAACCTTACCTTGGACGATTGCAAGCTATCAGCATCTATTTATAATATGGGGTATGAAGTTTTCAACCGGGGAGGCTTCAAATTCCTCAAAAAAAAATATCACACAATTCCATTTTATGAGAGTCTATGCATGACAAACGCTTATGTTATGTATGAGTCCTCAAAAAGTCTGGTAGAAGTATGTCAAACCGATAATATCCTTGAACGATTCATCATGCTTGACACTGGAAAAATGTATGTTTACGGTGAGCAAAACCTTGGAAAAAGGAAGTCTCAAGATTATCTGCGTGATACGGGCATACCAATAAAATATATTAAAAACAGTGGACATAATATGATAGAAGAAAACCCGCACAATTTTTATGAAACACTTATTAAGTATTTCTCCAATGCAAATTCTAAAGGGGGGAGAGTATGA
- a CDS encoding BtrH N-terminal domain-containing protein: MKFIIPELETYIKDGVFCLYSAIEDTLRHQKYDLSCVDIFMLCNGFNVVYESDLNRIGYSGLDDVIENMARENLFKINMCYMQQDKDELFQKVCNAVLDNNVVILFVGTANLNYSNVFREISDENRGHCILMYGIDSEQGIVYVADAYFKDSSGRMKKYQGPASIEDIRKSIFGFVWFDTDKTSNLISKKMVLDTTINNLKAFMEGAMTGNKFFGNLAFKRFVGDLNKLEALDEDSFAKTCENINFTIKIRSAMVIIDNMISFIRNNANFQIEGYDTVLESLQTLRREWDKLALNVTKAGLTKRKRMIPAICEIANNTIQLQDKTFSNYLQYLEKVKIT; the protein is encoded by the coding sequence ATGAAATTTATCATACCTGAATTAGAAACGTACATAAAAGACGGTGTGTTTTGCTTGTATTCAGCCATAGAAGACACATTAAGACATCAAAAATATGACTTATCGTGTGTTGATATATTTATGCTGTGCAATGGATTTAATGTCGTATACGAATCAGACTTGAATCGTATAGGATACAGCGGTCTTGACGATGTTATAGAAAATATGGCAAGAGAAAACCTTTTTAAAATAAATATGTGTTACATGCAGCAAGATAAGGATGAGCTTTTCCAAAAGGTTTGCAATGCGGTACTTGATAACAATGTTGTCATACTGTTTGTAGGAACTGCGAACTTGAATTACAGTAATGTCTTTAGGGAGATAAGCGATGAAAATAGAGGGCATTGTATTCTTATGTATGGTATAGACTCCGAACAAGGCATCGTGTATGTTGCGGACGCATATTTCAAAGATTCTTCAGGAAGGATGAAAAAATATCAAGGGCCTGCCTCAATTGAGGATATTAGGAAAAGCATTTTTGGATTTGTATGGTTTGATACTGATAAAACATCAAACCTTATAAGTAAGAAGATGGTTCTTGATACCACTATAAATAATTTGAAAGCCTTTATGGAAGGAGCTATGACAGGAAATAAATTTTTCGGAAATCTTGCTTTTAAAAGGTTTGTTGGCGACCTGAATAAATTGGAGGCCCTTGATGAAGATTCATTTGCAAAGACTTGTGAAAACATAAATTTCACTATTAAAATTAGGAGTGCAATGGTAATTATTGATAATATGATAAGCTTCATCAGAAATAATGCTAATTTCCAAATAGAAGGCTACGATACGGTGTTGGAATCACTTCAGACTCTGAGACGGGAATGGGACAAGCTTGCTCTTAATGTAACTAAAGCCGGTTTGACCAAGAGGAAAAGAATGATACCTGCTATATGCGAAATAGCAAATAATACAATACAGTTACAGGATAAGACATTTAGTAACTACTTGCAGTATCTTGAGAAAGTAAAGATTACGTGA
- a CDS encoding fumarate hydratase, with protein MDYRQVLRDLIFKISYEVSDDCRCLLNKAVEIETDESSKMILETIIENVSIARECKQALCQSPGYLTTYVTFGDDFFISDLEQILKEAVIDATKAGYLRPSMVDPLTRVNSGDNSGRGVPNMEYEYKKGIDYIEIIPSIKGCGIELYNKVKVFTIAEIGDNFEGIKKFVLECVVEAGGTACLPSAIGIGIGGQLDVAAKLSRRAMSLRGWMQRSEDKRLAQLEDELLEAINSLNIGSGGTGGKVTTLGVNIETAATHTTLCPVAINFHCWVARRAGIRIYKDGRVEELSFM; from the coding sequence GTGGATTACAGACAGGTTTTAAGGGATTTAATATTTAAAATTTCATATGAGGTTTCAGATGACTGCCGATGCCTTCTAAACAAAGCAGTTGAAATAGAAACAGATGAATCGTCGAAAATGATACTTGAAACAATTATAGAAAATGTAAGTATTGCAAGGGAATGCAAACAAGCTTTGTGCCAATCTCCAGGATATCTTACTACATACGTAACCTTTGGAGATGATTTCTTTATTTCGGATTTGGAGCAAATATTAAAGGAAGCTGTAATAGATGCAACAAAAGCAGGTTACTTGCGCCCAAGTATGGTTGACCCTCTTACACGTGTAAACAGTGGCGACAACAGCGGGCGTGGTGTGCCAAATATGGAGTACGAGTATAAGAAGGGTATTGATTACATCGAAATCATCCCAAGCATAAAGGGTTGCGGTATAGAATTGTACAATAAAGTTAAAGTATTCACTATTGCTGAAATAGGTGACAATTTTGAAGGCATCAAGAAATTCGTACTGGAATGTGTTGTTGAAGCCGGGGGTACAGCATGTCTACCATCTGCAATAGGTATAGGCATAGGTGGTCAGTTGGACGTTGCTGCAAAACTTAGCAGAAGAGCTATGAGTCTGAGAGGTTGGATGCAGAGGAGTGAGGACAAGCGCTTGGCACAACTGGAAGATGAGCTACTTGAGGCAATAAATTCGCTTAACATTGGTTCGGGTGGTACAGGCGGCAAAGTAACTACACTCGGAGTCAATATTGAGACTGCGGCCACCCATACAACACTCTGTCCTGTTGCAATCAATTTTCACTGCTGGGTTGCGCGAAGGGCGGGCATAAGGATATATAAGGACGGAAGAGTGGAAGAATTGAGCTTTATGTAA
- a CDS encoding FumA C-terminus/TtdB family hydratase beta subunit: protein MKTYYLKTPLKDEDIAKLEAGDTVYLSGKLYTARDMAHYKLKKLLDSNGKFDEDLNGQAIFHAGPIISVNRESGEYKVISIGPTSSIRMDPYTDMVGEMGVKILIGKGGMSDSTTEAMKKHTMVYLLAAHGCAAVHTQRVTKVTHQYWMDKIGMPEAMWVMECDNLGPLIVGIDSKGRNLFEETRKNSKDMIEAISKQTHCKSK, encoded by the coding sequence ATGAAAACCTATTATTTGAAGACTCCTCTAAAAGATGAGGACATTGCAAAGCTTGAAGCTGGAGACACAGTCTATCTGAGCGGGAAACTATATACGGCAAGGGATATGGCTCATTATAAACTGAAAAAGCTCCTTGACAGTAATGGAAAATTTGATGAAGACCTTAATGGCCAGGCTATATTTCATGCAGGCCCAATCATTAGTGTAAATAGGGAAAGTGGGGAATATAAAGTAATTTCAATTGGTCCTACCAGTAGCATAAGAATGGATCCATACACTGACATGGTTGGTGAAATGGGTGTCAAAATACTCATAGGAAAAGGCGGTATGAGTGATTCGACTACTGAAGCGATGAAAAAGCACACTATGGTATATCTTCTTGCTGCCCATGGTTGTGCTGCTGTACACACTCAAAGGGTTACCAAGGTCACTCATCAGTACTGGATGGATAAAATAGGTATGCCTGAAGCCATGTGGGTCATGGAATGCGATAATCTTGGTCCACTGATTGTAGGTATTGACTCCAAAGGCAGAAATCTTTTTGAGGAAACAAGAAAAAATTCCAAAGACATGATTGAAGCTATAAGTAAGCAAACACATTGTAAAAGTAAATAG
- a CDS encoding aminotransferase class V-fold PLP-dependent enzyme, giving the protein MIYLDNAATTYPKPDKVYKEMDRCMREYCANPGRGGHSMSIQSGQAVMEAREKVSKFFNISNPMQICFTKNATEALNIAIKGSLKAGDHVITTSLEHNSVMRPLKLLERNLGVEVTVVSGDVFGEIDPDDIQKSIKKNTRLIVATLSSNVNGILLPAKDIGKIAGENGIMYLLDGSQGAGTINIDVEDMNISMLAFPGHKSLMGPVGTGGLYIREGLKVKSILQGGTGSNSENFTQPEFMPDLMESGTLNTPGIVGLGYGIDFINSKGIENIRAHKYQLVKMLFEGVRELKNVKLYSKNHIEKNSGIVALNFEGVPSSEISYVLDKVYNIGTRAGMHCAPIAHDTLGTSITGAVRCSVGVFNTASEIEATINALKEISLNVNKL; this is encoded by the coding sequence ATGATATACTTGGATAATGCCGCGACTACTTACCCTAAGCCCGATAAGGTGTATAAGGAAATGGACAGGTGTATGCGTGAATATTGCGCAAATCCCGGTCGTGGTGGGCATTCAATGTCAATACAGTCAGGACAGGCTGTAATGGAAGCGCGTGAGAAAGTAAGCAAGTTCTTTAATATCAGTAATCCTATGCAAATATGTTTTACAAAAAATGCTACTGAGGCTTTGAATATAGCTATAAAGGGAAGCCTTAAAGCTGGAGACCATGTAATAACAACAAGCCTTGAACACAACTCTGTTATGAGACCACTTAAGCTGCTTGAAAGAAACCTTGGTGTTGAAGTCACAGTTGTCAGCGGTGATGTATTCGGTGAAATTGACCCTGATGATATACAAAAAAGCATCAAAAAAAACACCAGGCTAATAGTAGCTACCCTTTCATCAAATGTAAACGGAATACTTCTGCCTGCTAAGGATATTGGCAAAATAGCCGGTGAAAACGGGATAATGTACTTGCTTGATGGATCACAGGGGGCGGGAACAATAAACATTGATGTTGAGGATATGAATATAAGTATGTTGGCATTTCCAGGGCATAAAAGCTTGATGGGACCTGTTGGGACAGGGGGCTTGTATATCAGGGAAGGACTGAAAGTTAAATCTATCCTGCAAGGTGGAACTGGGAGTAATTCTGAGAATTTTACACAGCCTGAGTTCATGCCTGACCTTATGGAAAGCGGAACCTTGAACACACCGGGTATAGTGGGTCTGGGCTATGGTATTGACTTCATAAATAGCAAAGGCATTGAAAATATAAGAGCACATAAATACCAACTTGTTAAAATGCTCTTTGAAGGTGTCCGAGAACTAAAAAATGTAAAGCTGTACAGTAAAAATCATATAGAAAAAAATTCTGGTATTGTGGCACTTAATTTCGAGGGTGTACCCTCCAGTGAAATAAGCTATGTTTTGGACAAGGTCTATAACATAGGGACGAGGGCCGGTATGCACTGTGCTCCTATAGCACATGATACATTAGGTACATCAATTACAGGAGCAGTAAGGTGCAGTGTTGGCGTATTCAATACAGCTTCTGAAATAGAAGCAACAATAAATGCACTTAAAGAAATATCATTAAACGTAAACAAGCTGTAA
- a CDS encoding L-threonylcarbamoyladenylate synthase, translating to MYKVLKPCAETYKLAGEAIKRGKVIVVPTDAVYAVVCDAFNKEAVERLREIRKSPQDKPLSLIIDKKDIDKYCHIKNETYKSIIDALLPGKVSFLINKKGDIFTDAVPNSDAICVFWQDNETKDVYEESGTVLAISSANKAGFPEATTLEQAISFFEDEVELFIDSGEERGNKGTTQLDIRNDSISIMRESPMFPLVEINKVLDAKGIPALRKV from the coding sequence GTGTATAAAGTTTTAAAGCCATGTGCTGAAACATATAAATTAGCCGGCGAGGCGATAAAGAGGGGAAAGGTCATTGTTGTACCCACAGATGCAGTGTATGCAGTGGTCTGTGATGCTTTCAACAAGGAAGCTGTTGAGAGACTTAGAGAAATCCGAAAGAGTCCTCAAGATAAGCCGTTATCATTGATTATAGATAAAAAGGATATAGATAAATATTGTCATATAAAAAATGAAACTTATAAAAGTATTATCGATGCATTACTTCCGGGTAAAGTCAGTTTCCTTATAAATAAAAAAGGTGATATTTTTACAGATGCAGTTCCAAATAGTGATGCTATATGTGTTTTCTGGCAGGATAATGAGACTAAAGACGTTTATGAGGAAAGCGGCACTGTGCTTGCCATTTCATCGGCAAACAAGGCAGGGTTTCCTGAAGCTACCACGCTTGAGCAGGCCATAAGCTTTTTTGAAGATGAAGTTGAACTATTTATTGATAGTGGAGAGGAACGGGGCAACAAAGGCACAACGCAGTTGGATATAAGGAATGACAGCATCAGTATTATGAGGGAATCGCCAATGTTTCCGCTGGTTGAAATAAACAAGGTTCTGGATGCAAAAGGGATACCAGCCTTAAGGAAGGTATGA
- a CDS encoding DDE-type integrase/transposase/recombinase, which translates to MNSIITVLIAYNQFLLSQIHKLLVFIAKNIPLNAPKNNFTSPKYNKYSVDKAPIIKHFDRFDYKKLLAEYEPVVFICPHCGHTLELKKTVSILIFTNASTKPFVDNFDYKPSNHLAADETYTKVKGDRHYVWFVMDALKKSILGYQISYTRDIGPCVLAMRMAFSKFKQFPGKTLKFAADGYTTYKLAQQLFSETGMDFNLIQVIGLTNADPVSTEYRWLKQIIERFNRTFKFSYQVTNGYGSREGSKTHVALFVAYYNFLRPHPYTYWQPLNSIPELDKLPNMPAKWQKLIELSQQLTLSKQSV; encoded by the coding sequence GTGAACTCAATTATAACAGTTTTAATAGCATATAATCAATTTTTACTTTCTCAAATACATAAATTACTTGTTTTTATTGCGAAAAACATACCACTTAATGCTCCTAAAAACAACTTTACCAGTCCCAAATACAACAAATACAGTGTTGACAAAGCTCCTATTATTAAGCACTTTGATCGCTTCGATTACAAAAAGCTTTTGGCTGAATATGAACCCGTTGTCTTTATCTGCCCTCACTGCGGTCATACACTTGAGCTAAAAAAAACCGTAAGCATTTTAATATTCACAAATGCATCAACTAAACCCTTCGTTGACAATTTTGATTACAAGCCTTCAAACCATCTTGCAGCTGACGAAACCTATACTAAAGTCAAAGGTGACCGTCATTATGTCTGGTTTGTCATGGATGCTCTAAAAAAGTCTATTCTAGGCTATCAAATATCTTATACCAGAGACATAGGTCCTTGCGTTCTGGCTATGCGTATGGCTTTCAGCAAGTTTAAACAGTTCCCCGGAAAAACTCTTAAATTCGCGGCTGATGGATACACCACCTACAAGCTCGCTCAACAATTATTTTCCGAAACGGGGATGGATTTTAACCTAATCCAAGTAATCGGTCTTACAAACGCTGATCCTGTTTCAACTGAATACCGCTGGCTAAAGCAGATTATTGAACGTTTTAACCGTACCTTCAAGTTCTCTTATCAAGTAACTAACGGCTATGGAAGCAGAGAAGGCTCAAAAACCCATGTTGCATTATTCGTGGCTTACTACAACTTTTTAAGACCTCACCCTTACACCTACTGGCAGCCGCTCAACTCAATACCTGAGCTTGATAAGCTGCCAAATATGCCTGCTAAGTGGCAGAAACTAATTGAATTATCACAACAACTGACCTTGTCAAAGCAATCTGTATAG
- a CDS encoding HAD-IIIC family phosphatase: MKSYLHMEYSEVVDKLNSNKNNVLPTLNISVLRNITLEPILDTFLRYFMLEIGYKANVMFGDYDNILQEAVGKRPDLLNNNVDCVLVFSQLETLSNIISRNYLQCSQSEIENEKERIVNYMTQTLNGIREQTQALILWCGFEVPIYPLAGILDKPNSMYQISTINWLNNQLNKVLFGNTNAYYIDINLCIARVGARNFYDKRFWYIGHAPYSKEACREISYEIFKHIKTSKSKCKKCIVLDCDNVLWGGIVGEDSLLGIKLGKDYPGLAYHEFQQEILNLYNRGTILTICSKNNEEDVWEVFENHPYMVLKREHISASRINWDDKATNISSISKELNISLDSIVFVDDSQHEIEMVNYALPQVETIHLQKNRAFEYRDILASCGLFDILSITNEDKLRGQMYRTEAQRNKFAQEFTDMECYYNSLEMEVSIYFSNSFYIPRIAQLTQRTNQFNLTTKRYSEDDIKMLTESKDYDVICIQLKDRFGDLGIVGASILKYENDQALIDTFLLSCRALGRKIEYVLLMECMKLSKLRSKKVIFGQYISSNKNMQVKDFYESKGFSTIQNSEVSIYKYDLESYTYEIPSFFKNITTEVELL, from the coding sequence ATGAAATCTTATCTTCACATGGAATATTCAGAAGTGGTTGATAAACTAAATAGTAATAAAAATAATGTACTGCCGACACTGAATATTTCTGTGCTTAGGAATATCACTTTAGAGCCAATTTTAGATACATTTCTAAGGTACTTTATGTTGGAAATAGGATATAAAGCTAATGTGATGTTCGGAGATTATGACAACATACTCCAAGAGGCGGTGGGCAAAAGACCTGACTTGCTAAATAATAATGTTGATTGCGTTTTAGTATTTTCACAATTAGAAACGCTTTCAAATATTATAAGTAGAAACTATTTACAATGCAGTCAAAGCGAAATTGAAAATGAGAAAGAGCGCATTGTAAACTACATGACACAAACCCTGAATGGAATTAGAGAACAAACACAAGCATTAATTTTATGGTGTGGATTTGAAGTGCCAATCTATCCATTAGCTGGAATTTTAGATAAACCCAATAGTATGTATCAAATAAGTACAATAAATTGGTTAAATAATCAACTAAATAAAGTCCTTTTTGGCAATACTAATGCCTACTATATTGACATAAATTTATGTATAGCTAGAGTGGGGGCAAGAAATTTCTACGATAAAAGATTTTGGTATATTGGACATGCACCTTACAGTAAAGAAGCGTGTAGAGAAATTAGTTATGAAATATTTAAACATATAAAAACTTCAAAAAGTAAATGTAAAAAATGTATTGTATTAGATTGTGATAATGTTCTTTGGGGTGGAATAGTTGGAGAAGACAGCTTGTTAGGTATAAAATTGGGGAAAGACTATCCGGGATTAGCATATCATGAGTTTCAGCAGGAAATATTAAATCTTTATAATAGAGGTACAATTCTTACTATTTGCAGCAAAAATAATGAGGAAGATGTCTGGGAAGTATTTGAGAATCATCCTTATATGGTCTTGAAACGAGAGCATATTTCCGCAAGTAGAATTAATTGGGATGATAAAGCAACAAATATTAGCTCGATATCAAAAGAGTTAAATATTAGTTTAGATAGTATTGTATTTGTAGATGATAGCCAACACGAAATTGAGATGGTTAATTATGCATTACCACAGGTCGAGACAATTCACTTACAAAAAAATAGAGCTTTTGAGTATAGAGATATACTTGCTTCTTGTGGACTGTTTGATATTTTGAGCATTACTAACGAGGACAAGCTTAGGGGACAAATGTATAGAACAGAAGCACAGCGAAACAAATTTGCACAAGAATTTACAGATATGGAATGTTATTACAACTCTTTAGAAATGGAAGTGTCCATTTATTTTTCAAACAGTTTCTATATTCCACGCATTGCACAACTTACTCAACGAACTAACCAATTTAATTTAACTACAAAAAGATATAGTGAAGATGACATCAAGATGCTTACCGAGAGCAAAGACTATGATGTGATATGTATTCAATTAAAAGATAGATTTGGCGATTTGGGGATTGTAGGTGCTAGTATTTTAAAATATGAGAACGACCAAGCATTAATCGACACTTTTTTACTTTCATGTAGAGCTTTAGGAAGAAAAATTGAATATGTTTTACTAATGGAGTGTATGAAATTATCCAAATTAAGAAGTAAAAAAGTTATTTTTGGACAGTACATCTCATCAAATAAAAATATGCAGGTAAAAGATTTCTATGAAAGCAAAGGATTTTCAACGATACAAAATAGTGAAGTATCTATTTACAAATATGATTTAGAGTCTTATACATACGAAATACCTAGTTTTTTCAAAAATATTACAACAGAAGTTGAATTATTATAA
- a CDS encoding nucleotidyltransferase domain-containing protein, translating to MPQIVNELTKERQLVLLCSRGVLKEEHIEEIKTIMDGNLDWKEILYQGITHRTLNIMYYHLKNLRLTDKIEEEVLKAMKTQSKVYAIRNKSYFEEIKVIFDKLNENGIRLAILKGNFLASKVYPSVETRTFNDLDFLIDVRDGDKIVNILEELGYIQGEVNENGDIIPSTRKQKMLQQLASNELQECLKKTDNPFTPMFQVDLNFDVLWKGNCPCKIDTPELLERAIEVDIDGAKTLILGYEDFLIQLACHLYKEAALLHWVSDLRDLKIYKFADILMFVEKFSDKINWDKLVSFSKRVGCESIVYYAFYYVNLMYGQVIPEGVMKAIEPESKEYLDEYGIENEKPSKWQFDFFTRMFETSRVLDVSEEMLSNKKRFWDTKKQST from the coding sequence ATGCCACAAATTGTAAATGAATTGACAAAGGAAAGACAATTGGTATTACTATGCTCGAGAGGAGTATTAAAGGAAGAGCACATAGAAGAAATTAAAACTATCATGGATGGAAATCTAGATTGGAAAGAGATATTGTACCAAGGGATAACCCACAGAACATTAAATATCATGTATTACCATTTAAAGAACCTCAGGCTTACGGACAAAATCGAAGAAGAAGTTCTCAAAGCCATGAAGACGCAGAGCAAGGTATATGCAATCAGGAATAAATCGTACTTTGAAGAGATAAAGGTTATCTTTGACAAACTGAATGAAAATGGTATTCGTTTAGCAATTCTGAAAGGAAATTTTCTGGCTTCCAAGGTGTATCCTTCAGTTGAGACCAGAACATTTAATGATCTTGATTTCCTCATAGATGTAAGGGATGGAGACAAAATAGTAAATATATTGGAAGAATTAGGTTATATTCAAGGTGAAGTAAATGAAAATGGAGATATTATACCTAGTACAAGAAAGCAAAAAATGCTTCAACAATTAGCCTCAAATGAACTTCAGGAATGCCTTAAAAAGACAGATAACCCATTCACACCAATGTTCCAAGTGGATTTAAACTTTGATGTACTCTGGAAAGGAAATTGTCCTTGCAAAATAGATACGCCTGAATTGCTTGAAAGAGCAATAGAAGTTGACATTGACGGTGCAAAGACACTTATTCTTGGTTATGAAGATTTCTTGATACAACTGGCATGCCATCTGTATAAGGAAGCTGCTTTGCTGCACTGGGTCAGTGATCTGAGAGATCTTAAAATATACAAGTTTGCAGATATATTAATGTTCGTTGAAAAATTCTCAGACAAGATCAACTGGGACAAGCTGGTGTCCTTTAGTAAAAGGGTAGGATGTGAAAGCATAGTTTATTACGCATTCTATTACGTAAATCTTATGTATGGACAAGTAATTCCAGAGGGCGTTATGAAAGCAATAGAGCCTGAAAGCAAGGAATATCTTGATGAGTACGGTATTGAGAATGAAAAGCCATCTAAATGGCAGTTTGATTTCTTTACCAGAATGTTTGAGACAAGCAGGGTATTGGATGTAAGTGAGGAGATGCTTTCAAACAAAAAAAGATTTTGGGATACAAAGAAACAGTCAACCTAA